The following proteins are encoded in a genomic region of Deltaproteobacteria bacterium:
- the leuD gene encoding 3-isopropylmalate dehydratase small subunit, whose amino-acid sequence MKSFTKYHGLIATLDRANVDTDQIIPKQFLKSIRRTGYGENLFFDWRILSDGKPNPSFELNATRFKNARILVTRNNFGCGSSREHAVWAIVQYGFAAVIAPKKGMTPAFADIFRSNSAKNGLLTVELQEAEVEEIFQMVGRYEGLQATIDLLEQRVVLHLPEEISFHFEIDPATKEKLVNGLDEIGLSLAHEKEISAFESSHDSQIIPSPRRR is encoded by the coding sequence ATGAAATCTTTCACAAAATACCACGGTCTGATCGCGACGCTCGACAGGGCCAATGTCGATACGGACCAGATCATTCCCAAGCAGTTCCTGAAATCGATCCGGCGGACCGGTTACGGTGAAAACCTCTTTTTTGATTGGCGCATCCTCTCCGACGGAAAACCGAACCCGTCTTTTGAATTGAACGCCACCCGTTTCAAGAACGCCCGGATCCTCGTCACCCGAAATAACTTCGGTTGCGGGAGCAGTCGGGAACATGCGGTCTGGGCGATTGTCCAATACGGTTTTGCGGCGGTGATTGCCCCTAAAAAAGGAATGACGCCGGCCTTCGCCGATATTTTTCGCAGTAACAGTGCCAAAAACGGTCTATTGACCGTGGAGTTGCAGGAGGCGGAGGTTGAAGAGATCTTCCAGATGGTCGGACGGTACGAAGGGCTTCAGGCAACCATCGACCTGCTGGAACAAAGAGTGGTGCTCCATCTCCCAGAGGAGATTTCATTTCACTTTGAGATCGATCCGGCGACAAAAGAAAAACTGGTGAATGGGTTGGATGAAATTGGTTTGAGTTTGGCCCACGAAAAAGAGATCAGCGCCTTTGAGAGTAGTCACGATTCACAAATAATTCCCTCGCCTCGCCGACGGTAA
- a CDS encoding sigma-54-dependent Fis family transcriptional regulator yields MSPINVLLLSYGASPDKKLVAGLKKGDSPKGDSPHRVSPKGDLPDGDFNLTEASPDLLPSLLGRFRPDVLLLYFSQKEGREKGIDLLRRLKSQQTELPVICLSPLAELEGAVSTMKMGAWDYFGTPPDLPRLKKSIREAAERHRLVQKFSVLESQVGWQGKFDDIVGVSPIMQEIFHMVQTVAKSHATVLILGESGTGKELIAKAIHGHSERTTNRFIDINCGAIPKELLENELFGHERGSFTGADRQYIGSCERANGGTLFLDEISEMDPSLQVKLLRVLQERSFTRIGGTSRVTVDIRVIAATNKNIRAEVEKGHFREDLYYRLNVVPIQIPPLRSRREDIPFLARHFLQQYCQKNNKRFKEFTAESLEALVNYDWPGNVRELENAVERLVVLHDDTRVKLFHLPRFVQQSEKREVEKSDSSSSFVFDPFQKVLPLELVERYAIEAAVTQCGGDIAAAAKKLDIGQATLYRKLKRYGVPV; encoded by the coding sequence ATGAGTCCGATTAACGTCCTCCTCCTCAGTTATGGGGCCTCTCCCGACAAGAAACTGGTGGCCGGTCTGAAAAAGGGTGATTCACCCAAGGGCGATTCGCCCCATCGGGTGTCACCCAAGGGGGATTTACCCGATGGGGATTTCAATCTTACGGAGGCAAGCCCCGATCTCCTGCCGTCACTCTTGGGGCGTTTCCGTCCGGACGTTCTCCTTCTCTATTTTAGCCAGAAAGAGGGGAGGGAAAAGGGGATTGATCTCTTGCGTCGTCTCAAGTCACAGCAGACGGAACTGCCGGTGATCTGCCTGTCGCCACTGGCCGAACTGGAGGGGGCTGTTTCGACGATGAAAATGGGGGCCTGGGATTATTTCGGAACCCCTCCGGACCTCCCGCGTCTGAAAAAATCAATCCGGGAGGCGGCGGAGAGACACCGGCTTGTTCAAAAGTTTTCTGTCCTGGAAAGCCAGGTCGGCTGGCAAGGGAAGTTTGATGATATCGTCGGGGTTTCACCGATCATGCAGGAGATCTTTCACATGGTCCAGACTGTGGCCAAGAGTCATGCGACAGTCCTCATCCTTGGCGAGAGCGGCACCGGCAAGGAATTGATCGCCAAGGCGATCCACGGTCACTCGGAACGGACGACGAACCGGTTTATTGATATCAATTGCGGCGCCATCCCGAAGGAGCTGTTGGAAAATGAACTCTTTGGTCATGAAAGGGGTTCTTTCACCGGCGCCGACAGGCAGTATATCGGCAGTTGCGAGAGGGCCAATGGCGGGACCCTTTTCTTGGACGAGATCAGCGAAATGGACCCCTCGCTGCAGGTTAAACTCCTGCGTGTCTTGCAGGAGAGGAGTTTTACCCGTATCGGTGGTACCAGCCGGGTCACCGTTGATATTCGGGTCATTGCGGCCACCAATAAAAATATCCGGGCCGAGGTCGAAAAGGGGCATTTTCGGGAAGATCTTTACTACCGCCTGAATGTGGTGCCGATCCAGATCCCCCCGTTGCGCTCTCGACGGGAGGATATCCCGTTTCTTGCCAGGCACTTTCTCCAGCAGTATTGTCAGAAGAACAACAAGCGGTTCAAGGAGTTTACCGCAGAATCCCTGGAGGCGCTGGTCAACTACGACTGGCCGGGGAATGTTCGCGAACTGGAAAACGCCGTTGAACGGTTGGTGGTTCTCCATGACGATACGCGGGTCAAACTTTTTCATCTCCCCCGCTTTGTCCAGCAGTCAGAAAAGAGGGAGGTTGAAAAAAGCGATTCCTCTTCTTCCTTTGTTTTTGATCCTTTTCAGAAAGTCCTTCCCCTGGAACTGGTGGAGCGGTACGCCATTGAGGCGGCGGTGACCCAATGTGGAGGGGATATCGCGGCGGCGGCCAAGAAACTGGATATCGGTCAGGCGACCCTCTACCGCAAACTCAAAAGATACGGGGTTCCCGTCTAA
- a CDS encoding PKD domain-containing protein has translation MLAACSDSDKKEAQGETACTLSGLAGDPVAVPIKAENYEIKPTESTVLTLTCQVPPSQASQSQLDDKGTVLIGKPAKLQATKKEGIRPGEPVLLSWDLSETTPICPEDDRGGPCLIEKKISFNIVPEGPPPPPVPSPEPSPNPTPPPPAPPPSGESTMEIGISFSYRWLPAGGDSGFMDLRALVIGGGSSPYLYNWKFLNTNTQAVGEITSLPVTKGDTYRVELTVTDSRGDTRTKTKSIQVCVTADGYC, from the coding sequence ATGCTGGCCGCTTGCAGCGACAGCGATAAAAAAGAGGCCCAGGGAGAGACCGCCTGTACCCTTTCCGGGCTGGCCGGTGATCCCGTCGCCGTCCCGATCAAGGCAGAGAATTACGAGATCAAGCCGACCGAGTCTACCGTACTGACCCTCACCTGTCAGGTGCCACCGAGTCAGGCCTCCCAGTCCCAGTTGGATGACAAGGGGACCGTCCTCATCGGAAAACCGGCCAAACTCCAAGCGACCAAAAAGGAAGGGATCAGGCCGGGAGAACCAGTCCTCCTCTCTTGGGACCTCTCCGAAACAACCCCCATTTGTCCGGAGGATGACAGAGGAGGCCCTTGTCTGATTGAAAAAAAGATCTCCTTTAATATCGTCCCGGAAGGCCCCCCACCGCCACCGGTCCCCTCTCCGGAACCATCCCCCAACCCTACCCCCCCTCCGCCAGCGCCTCCCCCAAGCGGGGAATCCACCATGGAGATAGGAATCAGCTTTAGCTATCGATGGCTTCCGGCAGGGGGTGACAGCGGCTTCATGGATTTAAGGGCGTTGGTTATCGGCGGCGGCTCCTCCCCTTATCTCTACAACTGGAAGTTTCTGAATACCAACACCCAAGCGGTAGGAGAGATCACCTCCCTCCCGGTGACCAAAGGGGATACCTACCGGGTTGAACTGACTGTCACCGATTCCCGAGGGGATACCAGGACCAAAACCAAATCGATCCAGGTCTGCGTGACGGCAGACGGTTATTGTTGA
- a CDS encoding CopG family transcriptional regulator, whose product MAKTVTLRIENPVYRTFINRANAEKRSLSNFIEMAVLQYARMSELIEEEEMEEILSDKTLLRRLKRGSRDTAARRGRLVG is encoded by the coding sequence ATGGCAAAAACAGTTACCTTGCGGATTGAAAATCCTGTTTACAGGACCTTTATCAATCGCGCTAATGCTGAAAAACGGTCGCTGTCTAATTTTATTGAAATGGCAGTTCTTCAATATGCCCGAATGTCCGAACTGATTGAAGAAGAGGAGATGGAAGAAATTCTTTCCGACAAAACCCTTCTCCGTCGTTTGAAAAGGGGGTCCCGCGATACGGCCGCCCGCCGTGGGAGACTCGTTGGCTAG
- a CDS encoding type II toxin-antitoxin system RelE/ParE family toxin, translating to MARYQVFETKNFLQNVREIAPQRFAPLEQKLRLFVYPQLREEPHFGPQIKKLRDWQPPTWRYRIGDWRFFYQINEKEKLVFMTAAHHRKEAYR from the coding sequence TTGGCTAGATACCAAGTTTTTGAGACGAAAAACTTTCTTCAAAACGTCAGGGAGATCGCGCCACAGCGATTTGCCCCGCTGGAACAAAAATTGAGGTTGTTTGTTTATCCCCAGTTGAGGGAAGAACCTCATTTTGGGCCCCAAATCAAGAAGCTTCGCGACTGGCAACCCCCCACGTGGCGTTATCGCATCGGCGATTGGCGTTTCTTTTATCAGATTAATGAGAAAGAGAAACTGGTTTTCATGACCGCGGCCCACCATCGCAAAGAAGCTTATCGTTAA
- a CDS encoding mannose-1-phosphate guanylyltransferase, whose amino-acid sequence MFALILAGGQGTRLWPLSRKKRPKQFLPLVGKKPLLCETVGRLLPLCPRRKIFTIAPVAESVWVRRLLPTLPQKNILIEPAGRNTAPAIGFALWHLVQRFPDEVAVILPADHAIRDAAKFRKILRKGEKFLKRHDGILTLGMKPTSPHTGYGYIQKGVSVNGSIYRVKRFREKPDLKTARKYLKSGDYFWNGGIFIGKIQFFLNEFKKQNPGMLQKLKSKNGYRSLKPVSIDYAIMEKTKRAFVIPAAIGWSDIGSFTELAKWHIDKLYESLFPKTPRARIFWDEAGLR is encoded by the coding sequence ATGTTTGCCCTGATCCTCGCCGGCGGCCAAGGGACAAGACTCTGGCCCCTCTCGCGTAAAAAGAGGCCCAAGCAGTTTCTCCCATTGGTTGGTAAAAAACCACTCCTCTGTGAAACGGTTGGTCGGCTTCTTCCTCTTTGCCCTCGAAGGAAAATTTTTACCATCGCACCGGTTGCGGAGTCCGTTTGGGTCCGGCGGCTCCTTCCCACTCTACCGCAGAAGAACATTCTTATCGAACCGGCGGGGCGAAACACGGCACCGGCGATCGGTTTTGCTCTTTGGCATCTGGTGCAACGATTTCCCGACGAGGTGGCGGTGATCCTGCCGGCTGACCATGCGATCCGCGATGCCGCGAAGTTCCGAAAAATCCTTCGAAAAGGGGAAAAATTTTTAAAACGGCACGATGGAATCCTTACTTTGGGGATGAAGCCGACTTCGCCTCACACCGGCTATGGGTATATTCAGAAAGGGGTTTCTGTTAACGGATCGATTTATCGGGTGAAACGGTTCCGTGAAAAGCCCGATCTCAAAACGGCCAGGAAATACCTGAAAAGTGGCGACTATTTTTGGAACGGCGGCATTTTCATCGGAAAAATCCAGTTTTTTCTGAATGAATTTAAAAAACAAAATCCAGGGATGCTCCAAAAATTAAAATCTAAAAATGGTTATCGTTCGCTGAAACCAGTTTCTATTGACTACGCTATCATGGAAAAAACAAAACGAGCCTTTGTGATCCCTGCCGCGATCGGTTGGAGCGATATCGGCAGTTTCACGGAACTGGCTAAGTGGCACATTGATAAATTGTATGAATCATTATTTCCAAAAACTCCTCGAGCGCGAATATTTTGGGATGAAGCTGGGCTTAGGTAA
- a CDS encoding sigma-54-dependent Fis family transcriptional regulator, with amino-acid sequence MRPKILIIDDEEIIRKALEKYLTSLNYDVMTAEDGEKGLALAKESSADVALIDMMMPKLSGIELVRRLKEVSPNLVCIVMTAYGTIPSAVEAVKAGAYHYLTKPFELEDIGLLISKALEHRSLREENRELKRQIRQKYRFDNIIGVSPQIQEVLRTIHKVAASDSTILVLGESGTGKELVARAIHYNSQRADKPLVPVNCGAIPEELLESELFGHMKGSFTGAIANKQGRFEVADKGTIFLDEIGDMSPKLQVKILRVLQERKFEPVGSTKSHEVDVRIIAATNRNLEEAVQRGQFREDLFYRLNVIPLRIPPLRSRKADIPVFVKHFVQKCNDENGKKVDGFSEEAMVKILRYGWPGNVRELENLVERMVILKGQGIIQVEDLPSHLFEEKTPDFFTSIVIPDKGISFKSLVADFESELILKALQKTGGNKNKAAALLRLNRTTLVEKIKKKQLDKEAVN; translated from the coding sequence ATGAGACCCAAAATTTTGATTATTGACGATGAAGAGATCATCCGGAAGGCGCTGGAGAAATACCTGACCAGCCTCAATTATGATGTCATGACGGCTGAGGATGGGGAAAAGGGGCTTGCCCTGGCCAAGGAGTCCTCGGCGGATGTGGCGCTGATCGATATGATGATGCCCAAGCTCTCCGGCATTGAATTGGTCCGGCGCCTGAAAGAGGTGAGTCCAAACCTTGTCTGCATCGTGATGACCGCCTACGGAACGATCCCCTCGGCGGTGGAGGCGGTCAAGGCGGGGGCCTATCACTACCTGACCAAGCCGTTCGAGCTGGAAGATATCGGTTTGTTGATCAGCAAGGCGCTGGAACACAGGAGCCTTCGTGAGGAAAACAGGGAGCTCAAGCGCCAGATCCGGCAGAAATACCGCTTTGACAACATCATCGGGGTCTCTCCCCAGATCCAGGAGGTGTTGCGGACGATCCATAAAGTGGCGGCGAGCGATTCCACCATTCTGGTTTTGGGTGAATCCGGTACCGGGAAAGAGCTGGTGGCCCGTGCCATCCATTATAATTCACAACGGGCGGATAAACCGCTCGTCCCAGTCAACTGCGGTGCCATCCCGGAAGAATTGCTGGAGAGTGAACTGTTTGGCCATATGAAGGGCTCTTTTACGGGGGCGATTGCCAACAAGCAGGGACGATTTGAAGTGGCCGACAAAGGGACGATCTTTTTAGACGAGATCGGTGACATGAGCCCGAAACTCCAAGTCAAGATCCTGCGGGTCCTGCAGGAGAGAAAATTTGAGCCGGTCGGCTCGACAAAATCACACGAAGTGGATGTCCGGATCATCGCCGCCACCAACCGGAACCTCGAAGAGGCGGTACAGAGGGGGCAGTTTCGGGAGGATCTGTTTTACCGCTTGAATGTCATCCCCTTGCGAATCCCGCCGCTCCGAAGCCGCAAGGCAGATATCCCCGTCTTTGTCAAACATTTCGTCCAAAAATGCAACGACGAGAATGGGAAAAAGGTTGACGGGTTTTCCGAGGAGGCGATGGTCAAGATCCTGAGGTATGGCTGGCCGGGGAACGTGAGGGAACTTGAAAACCTTGTCGAACGGATGGTGATTCTCAAAGGACAGGGGATCATCCAGGTGGAAGACCTGCCGTCGCACCTCTTTGAGGAAAAGACCCCCGATTTTTTTACAAGCATTGTCATTCCGGATAAGGGGATCTCCTTCAAGAGCCTCGTTGCCGACTTTGAGTCGGAGTTGATCCTGAAGGCGCTTCAGAAGACGGGGGGGAACAAGAACAAGGCGGCGGCGCTTTTACGCCTCAATCGGACAACCCTTGTGGAAAAGATCAAAAAGAAACAGTTGGATAAGGAGGCAGTGAATTAA
- a CDS encoding endonuclease domain-containing protein: MGSSTVDKARWLRQIGTLSESKLWHALRYQKLGVKFRRQEPIDHYIVDFCCFERRLVIEIDGGIHENPDQKKYDGQRESHLRDEGFRILRFRSEEVEKRLDEVIEKIKREILSPLPLAGEGEILS, encoded by the coding sequence ATGGGCTCAAGCACGGTAGATAAGGCACGCTGGTTAAGACAAATTGGGACGCTAAGTGAGTCCAAGCTGTGGCACGCCCTCCGCTATCAGAAACTGGGGGTTAAATTCAGACGACAAGAACCGATCGATCATTATATTGTCGATTTCTGCTGTTTTGAGAGGCGACTCGTTATAGAAATTGACGGGGGCATTCATGAAAATCCGGATCAGAAGAAATACGATGGGCAACGCGAATCTCACCTTAGGGATGAGGGGTTCAGAATCTTGCGTTTCAGAAGTGAAGAGGTTGAGAAAAGACTCGATGAGGTGATTGAAAAAATAAAAAGAGAGATCTTGAGCCCTCTCCCCCTGGCGGGAGAGGGGGAAATATTATCCTGA
- a CDS encoding sigma-54-dependent Fis family transcriptional regulator has product MEKGLVLIVDDDPSIAKALEKLVREDDFLAFSVNNGMEATQLLAKREIDVALVDLNLPGFSGLQILQFIKNNRYLTEVILITGSATIDTAVSSLKQGAYDYLTKPFDNMDRVLNTVRKAWEKEQLLKRVQNLESGGDRRRDSFQGIIGRSAKMQELFRLVENVGHSESNILVLGESGTGKELFARALHETSPRASKAFVVINCSALSENLLETELFGHKKGSFTGAISDKKGLFEEGNGGTVFLDEIGEISPMMQVKLLRVLQDGEVKPVGGTEAKHVDVRLIAATNRDLYQRVKEGKFREDLYYRLNVVSFQVPPLRDRMEDVPLLAYHFLQRYAEKTGKKVTKISVDAMQTFQEYRWVGNVRELENVIERAVVMTTSETITARDLPPALLGQIFYLSEDQNHRDLIHLTYQEAKDKAVSLFNKTYIATLLQRAGGNISVASARAGMDRSNFKKILKKCGINITEFKKGGGS; this is encoded by the coding sequence ATGGAAAAAGGTCTCGTTTTGATTGTTGATGACGATCCTTCGATAGCGAAGGCGTTGGAAAAACTCGTTCGTGAAGACGACTTTCTCGCTTTTTCCGTGAACAACGGGATGGAGGCGACACAGCTTCTGGCCAAAAGGGAGATTGATGTGGCCCTGGTGGACCTCAATCTGCCAGGGTTTTCCGGTTTGCAGATCCTTCAGTTTATCAAAAACAACCGGTACCTGACTGAGGTGATTTTGATCACCGGGAGTGCCACCATCGATACGGCGGTTTCCTCCCTGAAACAGGGGGCCTACGATTACCTGACAAAGCCTTTTGACAACATGGACCGTGTTTTGAACACCGTCCGCAAGGCCTGGGAGAAAGAACAGCTGTTAAAGAGGGTTCAGAACCTGGAAAGCGGTGGTGATCGTCGTCGGGACTCCTTCCAGGGGATTATCGGGCGGAGTGCCAAGATGCAGGAGCTCTTCCGGTTGGTGGAAAATGTGGGGCACAGTGAGAGCAATATTCTTGTTCTGGGGGAGTCGGGGACCGGCAAGGAGCTTTTTGCCAGGGCCCTCCATGAAACGAGCCCTCGGGCCTCCAAGGCGTTTGTGGTGATCAACTGTTCCGCCCTTTCGGAAAATCTTTTGGAGACCGAGCTGTTTGGGCACAAGAAGGGTTCCTTTACGGGGGCGATCAGTGACAAAAAGGGGTTGTTTGAAGAGGGGAACGGAGGGACGGTTTTTCTGGATGAAATTGGCGAAATCTCACCGATGATGCAGGTCAAACTGCTCCGGGTCCTTCAGGATGGCGAGGTGAAACCGGTCGGGGGGACGGAGGCCAAGCATGTCGATGTCCGTCTGATTGCCGCCACCAATCGGGATCTCTATCAACGGGTCAAGGAGGGAAAGTTCCGGGAGGACCTTTATTACCGGCTGAACGTTGTCAGCTTCCAGGTCCCGCCGCTTCGCGACCGGATGGAGGATGTCCCGCTCCTGGCCTACCATTTTCTCCAGCGGTATGCCGAGAAGACAGGGAAAAAAGTGACGAAGATTTCGGTGGATGCGATGCAGACCTTTCAGGAATACCGGTGGGTCGGGAACGTCCGTGAACTGGAAAATGTGATTGAACGGGCCGTTGTGATGACCACCTCTGAGACAATCACCGCCCGTGACCTTCCCCCCGCCCTTCTGGGGCAGATTTTTTATCTGTCAGAAGACCAGAACCACCGTGACCTGATCCACTTGACCTATCAGGAGGCCAAGGACAAAGCGGTCTCCCTCTTTAACAAGACCTATATCGCCACCCTTCTGCAACGGGCCGGGGGGAATATTTCCGTTGCCTCGGCGCGGGCCGGCATGGATCGCAGCAATTTCAAAAAAATCCTCAAGAAGTGCGGCATCAATATCACCGAATTCAAGAAAGGAGGGGGATCATGA
- a CDS encoding bifunctional folylpolyglutamate synthase/dihydrofolate synthase, with product MNHYFQKLLEREYFGMKLGLGKIQKVLEGLGHPERKFPSIHIAGTNGKGSTAAMIASVLKKAGFRVGLYTSPHLVDFRERVQIDGEMIAKKECEALIEELQRLEKNVGAPLGTPLSFFEFMTVLAFLYFSRQKVDIAVIETGLGGRFDATNVLNPLVSVITTIGLDHTEHLGKTLEAIAFEKAGIIKPGVPVVCGEMSPEALGVIRNVAQGCKSPFAGVGGEGRAPGRAERVSPVGRKGESPNLRQDPSPISLLGHHQQKNAACALAAIEILKEKGWPIPAEAIIFGLKNTKWPGRLEMISKNPPLLLDGAHNPQAMAALRLFLEEEYRSVPITLVLGVMADKDIRGLLDEIVPLADQVITTRPNSRRALDPSVLAEMVRGYGKEVVVTKNVKEAMEKTISPPLMGGDEGEGGHGITLSPTLPPQGGGGLTVITGSLFTVGEARELFVNRDYSQRR from the coding sequence ATGAATCATTATTTCCAAAAACTCCTCGAGCGCGAATATTTTGGGATGAAGCTGGGCTTAGGTAAGATCCAAAAGGTCCTGGAAGGGCTCGGCCATCCGGAAAGAAAATTTCCTTCGATCCATATCGCCGGAACGAATGGCAAAGGCTCGACCGCCGCGATGATCGCTTCTGTCTTGAAGAAGGCCGGATTCCGGGTCGGTCTCTATACCTCTCCGCACCTTGTCGATTTCCGCGAACGGGTTCAGATCGACGGTGAGATGATTGCGAAAAAGGAATGTGAGGCCCTTATTGAGGAATTACAAAGATTAGAAAAAAATGTAGGGGCGCCCCTTGGCACGCCCCTCTCGTTTTTTGAATTCATGACGGTATTGGCCTTTCTTTATTTTTCCAGGCAGAAAGTCGACATCGCAGTGATCGAAACCGGGCTTGGTGGGCGTTTCGATGCGACCAACGTCCTCAATCCCCTTGTTTCTGTTATCACGACCATCGGTCTGGACCATACCGAACATCTTGGCAAAACCTTGGAGGCGATTGCCTTTGAGAAGGCAGGGATCATCAAACCGGGGGTGCCGGTGGTTTGCGGGGAGATGTCCCCTGAAGCGTTGGGGGTGATACGCAATGTGGCTCAGGGGTGTAAGTCTCCCTTTGCAGGGGTGGGTGGCGAGGGTCGGGCGCCCGGCCGAGCGGAACGGGTGAGCCCGGTTGGGCGGAAGGGTGAATCACCCAACCTGAGACAGGACCCATCCCCAATTTCCCTTCTCGGTCATCACCAACAAAAAAACGCCGCTTGTGCGCTAGCGGCAATTGAAATTTTGAAAGAAAAAGGGTGGCCGATCCCTGCGGAAGCGATTATTTTTGGTTTGAAAAATACGAAGTGGCCCGGTCGGTTGGAGATGATTTCCAAAAATCCGCCACTCCTTTTGGATGGCGCCCACAACCCGCAGGCGATGGCCGCCTTGCGGCTTTTTCTGGAGGAAGAGTATCGATCGGTTCCGATCACACTGGTCTTGGGGGTGATGGCCGATAAAGATATTCGGGGCCTCTTGGATGAAATTGTCCCGTTGGCGGATCAGGTGATCACGACGAGACCCAATTCCAGGAGGGCGCTCGACCCTTCTGTCCTGGCGGAGATGGTAAGGGGGTATGGGAAAGAGGTCGTGGTGACGAAGAATGTAAAAGAGGCGATGGAAAAAACTATCTCCCCTCCCTTGATGGGAGGGGATGAAGGGGAGGGTGGCCACGGGATCACCCTCTCCCCAACCCTCCCCCCTCAAGGGGGAGGGGGATTGACGGTTATCACCGGCTCTCTTTTTACCGTCGGCGAGGCGAGGGAATTATTTGTGAATCGTGACTACTCTCAAAGGCGCTGA
- the leuC gene encoding 3-isopropylmalate dehydratase large subunit, whose translation MPQTLFEKVWNRHKVKELSDGTTLLYIDRHLVHEVTSPQAFEGLRTAHRQVRRPELTFATMDHNVPTIDRMNITDEIARAQIEALRKNCQEFGITLYDLDSNEQGIVHVIGPELGLTLPGTTVVCGDSHTSTHGAFGALAFGIGTSEVEHVLATQCLVQKKPKVFKVEFSGKPSKGVTAKDLILKLIGTIGTAGGTGHVLEYCGEAIRSLSMEGRMTLCNMSIEAGARAGMIAPDETTFDFISTNKAGEPSRPFSPKGKQLEDAIHFWRNLPTDAGAKFDKEISLDSSKIAPQVTWGTNPGMVADVDGRVPKPENKDTERALDYMGLKPGAKITEIPIDVVFIGSCTNSRIEDLRAAARIFKGKKRNPKVQVLVVPGSQKVKQAAEAEGLHKIFKEAGCEWREPGCSMCLAMNPDQLLPGQRAASTSNRNFEGRQGKGGRTHLVSPEMAAAAAIEGHFVDVRKWE comes from the coding sequence ATGCCCCAAACCCTCTTTGAAAAGGTCTGGAACCGTCACAAGGTCAAAGAGCTCTCCGATGGCACCACCCTCCTTTATATAGACCGTCACCTCGTCCATGAAGTGACCAGTCCTCAAGCGTTCGAAGGTTTAAGAACAGCTCACCGTCAGGTCCGCCGGCCGGAACTGACCTTTGCCACGATGGACCATAACGTCCCGACGATCGACCGGATGAATATCACCGATGAGATCGCCCGGGCCCAGATCGAGGCGTTGCGCAAGAACTGCCAGGAATTTGGGATCACCCTCTATGATTTGGATAGTAACGAGCAAGGGATTGTCCATGTAATCGGCCCGGAACTGGGACTCACCCTCCCCGGAACAACGGTCGTCTGCGGCGACAGCCACACCTCGACCCACGGCGCCTTTGGGGCCTTGGCCTTCGGGATCGGAACCTCAGAGGTGGAGCATGTTTTGGCCACCCAGTGTCTGGTCCAAAAGAAACCGAAGGTTTTTAAGGTGGAGTTTTCGGGAAAACCCTCCAAAGGGGTCACCGCGAAAGACCTCATCTTAAAATTGATCGGCACGATCGGCACCGCCGGCGGGACCGGTCACGTCCTTGAATATTGTGGCGAGGCAATCCGCTCTCTTTCAATGGAGGGTCGAATGACCCTCTGCAACATGAGTATTGAAGCGGGCGCCCGGGCCGGGATGATCGCCCCGGATGAAACAACTTTTGATTTTATCAGCACAAATAAGGCTGGGGAACCCAGTCGCCCTTTTTCGCCAAAAGGAAAACAATTGGAAGATGCAATCCACTTCTGGAGAAATTTGCCGACCGATGCCGGGGCCAAATTTGATAAAGAGATCTCTCTCGATTCCTCAAAAATTGCCCCTCAGGTCACCTGGGGGACCAATCCCGGAATGGTGGCTGATGTCGATGGCCGAGTCCCCAAGCCTGAGAATAAAGATACGGAGAGGGCCCTCGACTACATGGGGCTTAAACCGGGGGCAAAGATAACAGAAATTCCGATCGATGTTGTCTTCATCGGGAGTTGCACCAATTCCCGCATTGAAGACCTCCGGGCCGCCGCCAGGATTTTCAAGGGGAAAAAGAGAAATCCTAAGGTTCAGGTCCTCGTGGTCCCCGGTTCACAAAAGGTGAAGCAGGCCGCAGAAGCGGAAGGGTTGCATAAAATTTTCAAGGAGGCTGGTTGCGAATGGCGGGAACCCGGTTGTAGTATGTGCCTCGCGATGAATCCGGACCAGCTACTCCCCGGCCAACGGGCCGCTTCTACCTCCAACCGGAACTTTGAAGGGCGCCAAGGCAAGGGGGGACGGACTCATCTTGTTAGCCCGGAGATGGCGGCCGCGGCCGCCATCGAGGGGCATTTTGTGGATGTGAGAAAATGGGAATGA